The DNA segment CCTGAATAAGAGGCAGAAAGGAGATGGAGAAACCTTGACGTACCTGCAGGATATCCTCGACCAGCCGGAGAACATCGAACGGGTCGGCCGTTTCTTCGCGGCGGAGCTCCGGAAGTTGGATCTTTCCCGCTTCGAGGCCGGTTCTCTCGTCTTCACGGGCATGGGGTCGAGCTATTTCGCCTCACTTCCTGCCGTCTTCGCCGCGCGCCGTGCGGGGCGCAGGGCCTTCGCGTTGACCGCCTCGGAGCTACTGGAGTCCGGAGGTGATCACCTGGGAGACTGCTACGTCGGGATCTCGCAGTCGGGAAAGAGCGCCGAGACGGTACGAGCCTTCTCCCAGGTGGAGGCACCCCGCCTCTCTCTCACCAACGATGGAGGGGGACTGCTCGCCGAGGTCTCGGACCAGGTCCTCGCCATAGGCTCTGGGCGGGATACCGCCGTGGCGGTCAAAACTCACACCGCGACGATCTGTGCCCTGGCCTGCCTGGTAGCCCTCCTGCTCGGCGAGGAGGCTCCTGGGATGGACCGCCTGCCCACCCTCATGGGGGAGGTGCTCGAGGATAGCTCCCCGGTAGCACGGGAGGTGGCCGAAACTTTCGCAGGCATGGGTGCTCACCCGGACTTCGTGGGGCGCGGGGTGTCTTTCGCCACCGCGGAGGAGGCGGCGCTGCTCTTCCGGGAGGTAACGAGAGAGCCCGCCGCCAGCCTGGACACCCTGCAGTACCTGCACGGCCCGATAGAGGTGGCCGGGAACGGCTACGGATGCGTGATCTTCGGCTCCGGGAGGGAGGTCAGGCTGGCCGAGGACCTGGCCTCGTACGGGGCTACCGTGCTTCTCGTCACAACATCGCAAGCTCACGAACGAGAGAACCTGAGGGTGGTGCATCTTCCTCAGATCGAGGACACCCTGCTGCCGGTGCTCGAGATACTGCCCGTCCAGCTCCTAGCCTACTATATGGCCCGGGCGCGCGGGTTGCAGGCCGACGGATTTCGCCACCATCAGCCCGACACCAAGCTAGCGCAGGCGTGAAGCTGGCGGTCGTCGGTAACGTAAACGCCGACCTCCTGGTCTGGCCGGTGGAAGAACTCCCCCCTCCTGGCGCGGACCAGCTGGTCGAGTCGATGGAGATACGAGCCGCGGGCGGCGCCGGCAACACCGCCCTCGCCCTCGCCGCTCTGGGACGCCCGCCGCTGCTGGCAGGTTGCGTCGGCGAGGACCACTTCGGGAAGTTTATCCTGGAGAGCCTCTCGACGGCGGGCGTGGCTACCGACCATGTGACCATCGTCCCGAAGGCACGAACCGGAATCTCGATAGCCCTCGAGGCACCCGGGCGTGATCGCTCCTTTCTGACCTTCTCCGGTTCTCTCGAGAGGTTCAACCTCTCGATGGTGCCTATGGAGGAGATCAGGTCGAGCGATCTTCTGCTCCTATGCGGGTACTTCAACCTGACCGCGCTGCGCGGCCGTCCCGCCCGGCAGCTGCTGCTGGAGGCGCGCTCCGCGGGCTCGCTCACCCTCTTCGATAGCGACTGGGATCTGCACGGATGGACCAGAGAGGCCCGAAAAGAGGTGGCGGATCTACTGCCACTCGTCGACATCTTCCTCCCGAACGAGGACGAGGCCAGGATGCTCACCGGTCTCTCGGATCAGGAGGCCGCCGCATGCCGGTTGCAGAGAATCTCTGGCGGATGGGTGGTGGTCAAGCTGGGGAGGGAGGGATGCCTGGCCGTCGGTCCTACGGGGAAGCACAGGGTACCTGCCCCCAGGACCAGGGCCCGGGATACTACCGGAGCCGGTGATGCCTTCAACGGAGGGCTGATGTTCGCCCTGAGCTCAGGGATCGGCTGGAAAGATTCCCTCCGCTTCGCCACCCGTCTGGCCTCCGAGGTGGTCTCACGCCCCTCGCACGACCGCTACCCTTCTGCGGAAGAGGTGAACAAGGAAGTGGATCGGTAGCCTCATCGGGGCGCAACACAGACTACGGCGTCCCAACATGGTCGTCCCGCGGCACCGTACGAAAAGCAGGCGACGTTCCCTCGATCGAACCGCGCAATCCATCGCCTACCGGGAGCGGGAGAACCCTCCTGCTCCCTCCTCACCGTTCAAAGCCTCGTAAGCCTTGAGGGCGAACCAGAGCTCGGCCACGTCCTCGGTGTTGCCCAGGCTCCTTTGCGTGAGATCCTCGATGCGTTTGATCCTGTAGACGAGCGTCTGCCGGTGGATGTGGAGCATCTTCGCCGTTTTCGTCCAGCTTCGATCCTGCACCAGAAAGGTGCGCAGGGTATGCAAAAGATCGGAGCTGTGCCGGCCGTCGTACTCGAGCAGCCGGCCAAGGATCTGACGGACGATCAGCTCGATGTCCTCGGCCTCGTGCGGGAGGAAGGGAGATATCCTGGCCTCTTCCTTGCCGTAGACGGCGGCGGGTCTGCCGGAGCGCGAGGCTGCCTTGAGGGCCCACAGCGACTGCCTGTACGCGTTGGAGATACCGCCGGTGTCGTCTACGGCCCGGCTCAGGCCGATGATCATGCGCAGCCGCCGTCCTTCCTCCAGCAGCACACTGAGATGGTCTGGCGTGTCGCGCAGCAGCACTATGAGCCGACGGGACCTCACGAGCATGAGGTGGGGAACCCGATGGTCCTCCAGCCTGAAATGGATCTTCGAGTAACCTGGATCTTCGCCGGACTCCTCGCAGCAAGCAACCACGTGGGGCCCCTCGGCTAGACCACGCTCCATGAGAGCGTATCGCGCGGAATCCATGGAGATCCGATTCTCTATGAGCCCGGATAGCACCTCAGCCCCCGACCTCCTGCCGCGCTCGTACTCGGCCACCAGCCGCTCAACCTCGAGAGTGACGATCTCCGTAATATGATGCAGTATGAAGAGGTCTGGGAAGCCATCCC comes from the Rubrobacter calidifluminis genome and includes:
- a CDS encoding carbohydrate kinase family protein, producing MKLAVVGNVNADLLVWPVEELPPPGADQLVESMEIRAAGGAGNTALALAALGRPPLLAGCVGEDHFGKFILESLSTAGVATDHVTIVPKARTGISIALEAPGRDRSFLTFSGSLERFNLSMVPMEEIRSSDLLLLCGYFNLTALRGRPARQLLLEARSAGSLTLFDSDWDLHGWTREARKEVADLLPLVDIFLPNEDEARMLTGLSDQEAAACRLQRISGGWVVVKLGREGCLAVGPTGKHRVPAPRTRARDTTGAGDAFNGGLMFALSSGIGWKDSLRFATRLASEVVSRPSHDRYPSAEEVNKEVDR
- a CDS encoding SIS domain-containing protein, encoding MTYLQDILDQPENIERVGRFFAAELRKLDLSRFEAGSLVFTGMGSSYFASLPAVFAARRAGRRAFALTASELLESGGDHLGDCYVGISQSGKSAETVRAFSQVEAPRLSLTNDGGGLLAEVSDQVLAIGSGRDTAVAVKTHTATICALACLVALLLGEEAPGMDRLPTLMGEVLEDSSPVAREVAETFAGMGAHPDFVGRGVSFATAEEAALLFREVTREPAASLDTLQYLHGPIEVAGNGYGCVIFGSGREVRLAEDLASYGATVLLVTTSQAHERENLRVVHLPQIEDTLLPVLEILPVQLLAYYMARARGLQADGFRHHQPDTKLAQA
- a CDS encoding PucR family transcriptional regulator, yielding MAITIRELVETPAFRLKVLAGAGGLDREISWAHVCELPDPMEWLAEGELLMTVGFTVPGQASKQATFIEKLTRAGVRGILICDQAYAPPLSEEMLSAAEELKFPVILAAYEVPFSAITRTVAEANRNEEHRRLLQVMKIYEAVRIATRRAEGVALLRSLEELLGCRLFVLDPETGLSLVRGAPGPSGDLVRALLEERARRSGPLPTVLRLQATIRPTLIMPVPASRRAVLAVVARDGFPDLFILHHITEIVTLEVERLVAEYERGRRSGAEVLSGLIENRISMDSARYALMERGLAEGPHVVACCEESGEDPGYSKIHFRLEDHRVPHLMLVRSRRLIVLLRDTPDHLSVLLEEGRRLRMIIGLSRAVDDTGGISNAYRQSLWALKAASRSGRPAAVYGKEEARISPFLPHEAEDIELIVRQILGRLLEYDGRHSSDLLHTLRTFLVQDRSWTKTAKMLHIHRQTLVYRIKRIEDLTQRSLGNTEDVAELWFALKAYEALNGEEGAGGFSRSR